The Armatimonadota bacterium genomic sequence GTAACCTGCCGATACTGGGCATCAATGGATGCTTCAATCCTTCGGCGATCTCGCCACCGGCAAGCCGCCAGGCGAGTATCTCCTCAGGTGTGCCTTCCACAAGCACCAGATGCGGCATGGCGCCCACATCCAGCACGAAGTTGCCCATGTCCATGTTGCCAATTTGTAAATGCAGGGCGATCGCCTTCTCCGCCAACTGCGCCGTGGCGTAACTGCCGTCCTTCTTGTCCAGAAGCTTCATGATATGTCCCTCCGTTGCGCCAGTTTCTATCCTGCTCATTTCTATCCTACTCAGGTATGTACCGAACTCAGCACGATGCCAGAGTGTATGCATACGGTATCATCAGTTTCTATCCTACTCAGGTATGTACCGAACAGCCTATGGAGGCTGCACAGCTCGCCAGACAGTTCGCATACAGATCGTTTGCGAACCGTGCGCTCTGCGCCGTGTTGATCGCTATCGCCATATACAATATCACTCCAGTGCACAGTTTCTATCCCACTTAGGTATGTGCCCAACCTGAGTTCTCCATCTCACGTACCACGATCTTCCTTATGGACCGGTTGAACTTATCGCCGGTATAGGAGACCGTCCAGCGCCATGGCGGTGGGATGTCCAGCACACGGGCTCTGCCCAGCCCGGCATAACGCTGAGCCTGTTCCGTTACCTGCCGTTCCAGACTCTCTATCCGTGCAATCAGCTCTTGCACATGAGGCAGATACACCAGGAACTCCTCCACCTCGGCGACGGTCGCCCTTAACGCTTCCAGTCCGCCCTCCAGATACGTCCTCAGCATCCGGTTCGTGGTCATACCACGAACGCTTGCCAGTCGCTTCAGATACTCCGGCGACTTCAACTTGACGAGCAGGTTACCGTAACCGTGAGTATACTGCACCACAACGCCTTCCCAGTCCGCATGTTCCGCCATCTCCACGAGCTGCACAGCCTCGTCAATGCTATACACGGGATACTGCTGTGGTAGTCTGAGTGGAGGCTCTAAGTGACTGTAGAACTCTACCGCCGGTATCAACTCCAGCGTGCTGAGGTCTCTGAGATAGAGTATTACCAGCGCAGGCTGCGCCGGTGGAGTGCACATGCCGGGTTGCCACACCTCGTTGTGTAACAACTCGGCAACCATCGTGTAGCCTTCAGGAAGCTGTATGCATCCACCGGCGAGCTGGCTGGCGATGACGGCAGCTCTTGTCCAGATGCCGTGTCGTGAAGCGAACACGAGTTCACCTTCATGATGGAATACCTGTATCATCACACCGTCCGCCTTCTCACAGACGCAACGCACGGTCTTGTCCGCAAGATGAGCCGGCGACGTCTCATCATGCTCGTTCAAGTTGAAGAACTTGACAAGCGGTAGCGACACCAGATTGTTCTCCGAATCGATGACCAGCCCACGACAGACTCTGAGCCATGGCGTCCACATACCACGATAGCTGGCTTTATCGGTATAGTTCAGCAAGGTGAGGTTGCCATGTGTACGCACATTCAGTATCGTGGGATCATAATCGCCAGACCGGACGATGTGGATGGCCTCATCTATCGCCCTGCGGATCTCCCGTACGGTCATGAACGTGCCTCCTAACCGTTTGGTGGGGCTCTGTGCTCGTTCAACCAGATGCATGCTCTGGTTACACCATCGCCGAACAGATCTTCAGAGTAGATAACCTTATCGGAGTGATACCATAGCCACGGATGGTACAGGTTCTGGTATCCTGTCACCAGCACGGTGGTCTTGCCCCACAGGCGGGCATAGAGCAACTCCATGCTGGTGCCGATACTTGCCCGTGCCATGATGGCGATGATGGCATCCGACTGTTTGAGAAGGCTGAGGTCCGACTGCACCAGCTGCTTGCAGGCTTCCCTGAAGTTCATCTGTTCGAGCAGTCTTGGCCAGATCTCCGGGTTCATGAAGTCCATCGGCGAGATGGGTTCCAGCCCATGAGACCGAACAAGCTCCGCTACCTGCTTGAACATCTGCTGGGGATCATAGTCTCTGTGGTTGGAGATGGGCATTCCGATATAGACACGCATTCAGGCCACCTCCGGATTCAGCTCGCCGTGTATGAGGTTCTTGAACCACTCATCGTCGATCTTGTGGAGATGCCTGCTGTTGTCTTTGAGAAACGCCCAGGCGCCTCCTTCGCGGAATACGTAGAGCTCATACCCGCCGACAGGTATCTTGAAGAAGTAGTCTACGCTCCTGTCCAGCGTGTTGGGGACCAGCTCGTATTCCAGACTCTCCAGAACCTGGATGATTCGTTGCAGTTGCTGTTCCGTAATGGTGAGCGTGCCGTATCGGTATATACGCCCGGAGATTTGCCGGATGATATCCTGCACGGCATCGATGGGAACAGAATACCATTTCCCACGATAGCAGAAGGAGTAGCGTTCTACTGCGACGACAGAGACCTCCTTATCCTTGATGATTTGCAGATATTTGCACCAGTCCAGTTCCTCCACCGTCTGCTCGATCTGGTAGTCTCTGACGACGAGACCGCCGACTGTTTCCTTGTCCAACATGAACAGATCGTGTTTGTCCAGTAGTAGAGTCACAGTATCGCTGTCGGATTGGCACCGTATGGCGTAGAACTTCATGGTTGGAACTCCTGATGAGATTGTTGTTCACTATAAACTCTGTTTCTATCCTACTAAGGTATGTACCTAACCACTATAACTCTTGGCAGGTTATATGGGGCAATTGTTGAGGTCTATATCGTATTCCAGCAGCATCACCTTATCGCCCATCATCAGGGACACCTGTGGCGTCAATCTGGGCAGCTGGTTCATGAGAGAGGCGATATGCATGAGGTTACCACGTGCCAGCGGTCGCACGAAGCAGCTGTTCTTTATGGGATGCGGGAACAGCTCGCTGACGGCGCTTCTCATTGTCATGCCGGGCTCCACAATGATGTATCGCTGGTAGACACTAATCACGTCATGGGTTTGTACCAGCACGTTGTTGATACGTACCAGGACGACGTTGAAGCGGATATCGTATCCAGATTTCAGGGCGAACCGAAGGGCGGCGAGCCGCACCATGTAATGAAGGAGATCTCTGGCAAGATGCTCTATACTCCTGTAACCGTATGTGTCGTTGATCTCGCTTCTGCAGTTCAGGAGTTGCTCCTGTCTCACGAGCATGATGCGGTAGTGTCCTGCCGCTTCAGACTGCACATAGTTCGTGGATAACAGATTGGCAAGAACCAATACGTCCTGGAACAGCTTATCCAGCGGTAAAGACTGCACAAAGTCCAGGAACGAAGCGGTGTACCGGATATGCTGTTCGGAAGCCTGTTCGCATGCCCTTATCCACTCCTGCCGTAGATAGTCAAAGAATGCGGATGATTCGTTGCACATCTGGCTTATCATCCTGCCCTGTCGTTCCTGGAGGGAATCATCGTTCTCAAGATGCTTCATCATCTGCATCAGCCAGTTGCGGGACGCTATTCTGGCACCGGGCAGGTTGTGACTGTGTTCGTTGATAGTTAGTTCCACGTCTCCTATGCGTAGCAGGATGGTGCCTGGAGTATCACTGTCTGCTGGCTGATAACGTAGAGACACACCATGGGGCAGCGTCCATCCGTAGGACTCTGCAGGATAGACTATCCGCACGGGCCAGACGTCGGGGGGTCGAATGAACGGCTCCATGAAGAGCTCTCTGGTCTTGTTACGAACGAAGCTGATGAACTTGAGTGGGGTGTTGACCATGCCCGGTTCTCCTCCATACACTAAGATCATAGTCTGTTCTGTAAGTTTCTATCCTACTTAGGTATGTATCTAACGTCACTATACAATCAACGCTGAATTGCCTTCCCCCTTCTCCGGCTTGACTAGTCCGTACTCCTCCGAGTAGTCTGCATCAATAGTATACGAACCGCTTCCTATGTACGATATCCTGTTCCCATACCACTGCTTCCATTCGAATGGAACAGGAACCAGTAGCTCCCTAGCTTGCAAATACCTGCCCTCGTCTGTCAGCTGCATGAACTCATCGAGATAGCAAGCAGGAACGACGTCTATCGTACCTGCTATCTTTTGCTCGATGTCTTCCATTGTAGTGGTTATGTATGCTTTCATGCTCCTCACGTGATTCGAGAACACATCAAGCTTGCGTAGATATCTACGGTCCTGTAGCATGTTCTGATAGACATGGTTGACCCAATCCCGCTGGACGTGCCAGCTGATAGCCTGTTCCGATATTGCATTCAGCGTGTTCTTGAGGTACTCTTCATCGTAGACGTACTCCAGCTTGCCAGCATCATACGTCGTCGCTACATGCACATCGACTATGCCGTGCTCACCGCGACGGTTGACTCTACCGAACCGCTGAAGCAGATCGTCAACAGGAGCTACTTCGGTATAGCATGTGTCATAGCTGATGTCCAGTGATACCTCCACAACTTGAGTGGCGATGAGTAGCTGAGGTTTGTGGTGCAGGATGTCGTTCTCTATCCGTGACCTATCCCTAATCATGAAGCGGGAGTGCAATAGCCGTCTGGATGGGATATCGGAGAACGTCTGGTACATGGACACAGCTTGATCTACTCTGTTACAGACCACCAGCACGGACTTGCCCAGTTCCAGATCTCGGCGGATGAGAGGAATACAATCCTCCAGCGTCTGGTCCAAACGCTTCAGGTAGTGCCTGTCCGGCAACGCCACATCGGCAACAATGTGCTTCACGTTATGTAGACGGCGTTTCAACTCGTCTACCAGTGGTTCAGGCAACGTGGCTGACATCACCATTACCTTGCCACCAAGCTGCTGAATCACATCAATCAATACCGTAATCATTGCCAGCGTACTGCTGTCGTATGCATGTATCTCATCGAACACGAAGCAGGCATCCTTCATCTGTACGATGCCTACTTCGAACCGCTTGATGCCGATCAGGTAATTCAATAGCTGATACGGTGTGGTTATCTTGACCGGCTTGTGCACCAGCCTGTTCAGGTTCGCATCCTGCTTAGCTTGCTGTGATGCCAAATCCTCGTTACCTTCATCCATATACCTCCGGAATGCATATAGCATGTCACGCCCATGCACAACACCGACTTCATCCCCCTGGAACACACCTCGTTGAACAAACCGCTCCTGCATTGCTTCAATAGACGATTGGTAAGGTAACACATAGAACAGCCGTCGGTTGCCGTTCCGGTTACGGTCATACCAGAGAAGGGCTGCCTCGGTCTTACCACTGCCGGTTGGTGCCTCCAGAATGAGGTTTCCTTCTGTCTCAGCTGCTTGTTGCTGGAAGCCGCGCGGTGAGATGTTGAGGTTGACCTTCTTGACCTGAACGGGCTGTTTCAGCCCGGCACTGGCGGCATGGTCTGCTGCGATCAGATAACCACGTAGCAGAACGTGATCCGTGTAGATACCTTCGTCTATACCGTAGCGGAGGTACTTAGTATGCTCCACTAGCTTACGCACAATATCCTCTGGAACCGGTACAGGAAGCTCCCCGGCCTTATCAAGCACTATCCCTATATTGCGGAGGTGTGCAGAGATACTTCCCTCTGGCTCGCGGTTGTGTGGATGTTCTATATCTCGATGATGCGTAAGGATGGCTCCGAATACTGCAGGATCAAACTCCTCCTGCATGAGGTATATCAACGCTGATAGTACTTCGTGTCGGTAGTGCCACTTGAAACCACTATCCTCAAGCTGCCTTTGGAATCCGCTTGCTTGCTTACCGAGATCATGATAGACCGCCGCCAGATGAGCTCTCTCATCATCCGTTAAGTGCTTGATGTAGTTCAATACATCCAGCGTATGCTGCTTGAGTGTTGTGCCATCGGACTTAGCGAGGTAGCAATCAAGAGAATCGAACAGGGAAGAGTACCTTGCCTTCATGCACTAAACCTCTCGCTTGCTGAACAGGTTGTTGCTTGCAATCGATAACAGTGAAGCTGCGTATGCTTGTTGGGTGACGCGGCTCGGTTCTGGTGAAGTCTATCGGTAGTGCGTAGATGGCGCCGAATAGTTCCAGCCGCTTCGCTTCGTCGCTATCTACTAATACACCTGATACCTCACCTTCTCCGTCGATGAGTTCTACAGTCTCTACGAGTTCGACAGTAGCGAGATCCTGGCTTCTGCCAAGTGTGAGGATACCATGGGGATTCTTCAATGCATACTCAAACTCTGGATCGATGTACAGATGCAGTGTTGTATTGTATAGAAACTCCCTGCTAACGATGTCTGTGCCCTTCTCGATTGCTTTGGTCTTGTAGATCTTCTCCACATCAATTCCACGCTCAGCGTATTCGAAACGATAGGCAAGGAACGATATCTCATCTGTGTCAACCCAGCGCCCCGCTGCGTTTCTGAGTAAGCCGATGATGGTGGAAGGTGGTGGCACAGACAACGTGGGCTGAGGTTTCATGAAGTAGTGTACTCTGAAGCTTGCCGTTTCAGATCTGATAACAGCATGTACAACTTGCATTGCTGTAGAACCTCCGTTTCTATCGTTTCTATTCTAGCTTCCATCCTACTCACTTCTATCCTACTAAGGTATGTACCCAACTGGCTTAGGTATGTACCGAACTCAGCTCGTAGTCCTGAACCTCAAAGGTCACACCTTGAGTTTCTATCCTACTTATTTCTATCCTACTTAGGTATGTACCTGACCATTGCTGTATCTGGCGATGGCTGTCGGGGACTGGATTCGTTTCTATCCTACTTAGGTATGTACCTGACTGATCAATCTGTAGACAACAGTGACTTCAACTTCACTGGTTTCTATCCTACTTAGGTATGTACCTGACGTGAGCACTCATGCCTGTTTCTACCTTAACCTGGAGCTGTTTCTATCCTACTTAGGTATGTAACTGACTTGAAATCGCAATGTCACGATGATAACGATGCCTCCAGGTTTCTATCCTACTTAGGTATGTACCTGACCGCATTGGGCTGGTTAAGAACAGTAGCACGTTCTCCGTTTCTATCCTACTTAGGTATGTACCTGACTACCCGAACGTGCCTGCATGGTTGAGAGTGCCAGCGTTTCTATCCTACTTAGGTATGTACCTGACTGGCAAGGGTGCTGTTCGTTGGTGCTTCCCCCAACGACGTTTCTATCCTACTTAGGTATGTACCTGACACGATGAAGTAGAC encodes the following:
- a CDS encoding CRISPR-associated helicase/endonuclease Cas3 encodes the protein MKARYSSLFDSLDCYLAKSDGTTLKQHTLDVLNYIKHLTDDERAHLAAVYHDLGKQASGFQRQLEDSGFKWHYRHEVLSALIYLMQEEFDPAVFGAILTHHRDIEHPHNREPEGSISAHLRNIGIVLDKAGELPVPVPEDIVRKLVEHTKYLRYGIDEGIYTDHVLLRGYLIAADHAASAGLKQPVQVKKVNLNISPRGFQQQAAETEGNLILEAPTGSGKTEAALLWYDRNRNGNRRLFYVLPYQSSIEAMQERFVQRGVFQGDEVGVVHGRDMLYAFRRYMDEGNEDLASQQAKQDANLNRLVHKPVKITTPYQLLNYLIGIKRFEVGIVQMKDACFVFDEIHAYDSSTLAMITVLIDVIQQLGGKVMVMSATLPEPLVDELKRRLHNVKHIVADVALPDRHYLKRLDQTLEDCIPLIRRDLELGKSVLVVCNRVDQAVSMYQTFSDIPSRRLLHSRFMIRDRSRIENDILHHKPQLLIATQVVEVSLDISYDTCYTEVAPVDDLLQRFGRVNRRGEHGIVDVHVATTYDAGKLEYVYDEEYLKNTLNAISEQAISWHVQRDWVNHVYQNMLQDRRYLRKLDVFSNHVRSMKAYITTTMEDIEQKIAGTIDVVPACYLDEFMQLTDEGRYLQARELLVPVPFEWKQWYGNRISYIGSGSYTIDADYSEEYGLVKPEKGEGNSALIV
- a CDS encoding type I-B CRISPR-associated protein Cas5 — encoded protein: MQVVHAVIRSETASFRVHYFMKPQPTLSVPPPSTIIGLLRNAAGRWVDTDEISFLAYRFEYAERGIDVEKIYKTKAIEKGTDIVSREFLYNTTLHLYIDPEFEYALKNPHGILTLGRSQDLATVELVETVELIDGEGEVSGVLVDSDEAKRLELFGAIYALPIDFTRTEPRHPTSIRSFTVIDCKQQPVQQARGLVHEGKVLFPVRFS